A part of Paenibacillus sp. IHBB 10380 genomic DNA contains:
- the yjcZ gene encoding sporulation protein YjcZ, producing the protein MGEAVGGYSRGCGVGGSTGAILVLFILLVIITSAFCY; encoded by the coding sequence ATGGGAGAAGCTGTTGGAGGATACAGCAGAGGTTGTGGTGTTGGTGGAAGTACAGGGGCAATTTTAGTTCTGTTCATTTTGTTGGTTATCATTACTAGTGCGTTCTGTTACTAA
- a CDS encoding glycine zipper domain-containing protein translates to MTKNNDNNRKDGSDRNTTNTDGFGAGETVGTAGGGAVGAVVGSALGPVGTVVGGIVGASLGNKVAKATEDNDNDTHRTE, encoded by the coding sequence ATGACTAAAAATAATGACAACAATCGAAAAGATGGTTCTGACCGTAACACGACCAATACGGATGGCTTTGGCGCTGGAGAAACTGTAGGAACCGCGGGTGGTGGTGCTGTGGGCGCTGTCGTGGGTTCCGCTTTGGGTCCTGTTGGAACCGTCGTAGGTGGCATCGTAGGCGCTTCGTTGGGCAATAAAGTGGCTAAAGCTACTGAAGATAACGACAACGACACACACCGAACAGAATAA